In Amycolatopsis coloradensis, one genomic interval encodes:
- a CDS encoding CYTH and CHAD domain-containing protein has translation MTKTQGGAPVAETEIERKYDLAADRPIPPLVPVGPVTNQAEPRVDVLDATYFDTSDFRLAQAGITLRRRLGGSDEGWHLKLPVGEDRREELRLPLAGKPDKVPGALAKLVRAHTLGAKLVQAAHLRTERTSYALLDAEGRELATLTDDVVTGEAGGEKAHLDRWREIEIELSPGADPEVLESLDRAVLEAGAERSRWPSKLRRLTDDLVPSAGGALGSVLADYLAAEVDALRRNDIGVRRDAEDAVHQMRVACRRLRSALRTFRRSLDPDVADGLAAELRWLGGELGPARDTEVMSARLHDEVRALPVELVLGNVEQLMTRHFAREAEEAKARAIRALDSKRYTDLLRALEKLVRKPRKIKDDKKELRKAVARSSRKLGKAVAAASELEPGAEQDAALHEVRKKAKRARYAADTVRPVTGKKLRKWRKNVKAVQSTLGTHHDIVVTREVLRLLGLRAYAENENAFTYGVLHGRSVADAESARRRFAGQWQDLGKGSRPKWLE, from the coding sequence GTGACGAAGACGCAGGGTGGTGCCCCGGTCGCCGAGACGGAGATCGAGCGGAAGTACGACCTGGCGGCCGACAGGCCCATCCCGCCGCTGGTTCCGGTCGGTCCCGTGACAAACCAGGCCGAACCGAGGGTCGACGTCCTCGACGCCACGTACTTCGACACCTCCGACTTCCGGCTCGCGCAGGCAGGCATCACGCTGCGGCGGAGGCTGGGCGGAAGTGACGAGGGCTGGCACCTCAAACTCCCGGTCGGCGAAGACCGGCGAGAGGAGCTCCGCCTCCCGCTGGCGGGCAAGCCGGACAAGGTGCCGGGCGCGCTGGCGAAGCTCGTCAGGGCGCACACCCTCGGCGCGAAGCTCGTCCAGGCCGCGCATCTTCGCACCGAGCGCACCTCGTACGCCTTGCTCGACGCCGAAGGCCGCGAGCTCGCGACGCTGACCGACGATGTCGTCACCGGTGAAGCCGGCGGGGAGAAGGCGCACCTGGACCGCTGGCGGGAGATCGAGATCGAGCTCTCGCCCGGTGCCGATCCCGAAGTGCTCGAAAGCCTGGACCGGGCTGTCCTGGAAGCGGGCGCGGAGCGGTCGAGGTGGCCGTCGAAGCTCCGCCGCTTGACCGACGACCTCGTGCCCTCGGCCGGGGGAGCGTTGGGTTCGGTGCTGGCGGACTATCTCGCCGCGGAGGTGGACGCGTTGCGACGCAACGACATCGGCGTCCGCCGGGACGCCGAGGACGCGGTGCATCAGATGCGGGTCGCGTGCAGGCGGTTGCGCAGCGCGCTGCGGACGTTCCGGCGCTCCCTCGATCCGGACGTCGCGGACGGGCTCGCCGCCGAGCTTCGCTGGCTCGGAGGCGAACTCGGCCCGGCGAGGGACACGGAGGTGATGTCCGCGCGCCTGCACGACGAGGTCAGGGCGTTGCCGGTCGAGCTGGTGCTGGGCAATGTCGAGCAGCTGATGACGCGGCACTTCGCGCGCGAAGCGGAAGAGGCCAAGGCACGGGCGATCCGGGCGCTCGACAGCAAGCGGTACACGGATCTGTTGCGTGCACTGGAAAAGCTCGTCCGCAAACCGCGGAAGATCAAGGATGACAAGAAGGAACTACGCAAGGCGGTCGCTCGATCGAGCCGGAAGCTCGGAAAGGCCGTCGCCGCGGCGAGTGAGCTGGAGCCCGGTGCGGAGCAGGACGCCGCACTGCACGAGGTGCGCAAGAAGGCCAAGCGAGCCCGGTACGCGGCGGACACGGTCAGGCCGGTGACCGGCAAGAAGCTTCGAAAATGGCGAAAGAACGTCAAGGCGGTGCAGTCCACGCTCGGCACGCATCACGACATCGTGGTCACCAGGGAGGTCCTGCGGCTCCTCGGCCTGCGCGCGTACGCCGAGAACGAAAACGCTTTCACCTATGGGGTTCTGCACGGACGTTCGGTCGCCGACGCGGAGTCCGCGCGACGACGCTTCGCCGGGCAATGGCAAGACTTGGGTAAAGGTTCTCGCCCGAAATGGCTCGAATGA
- a CDS encoding STAS domain-containing protein, with protein sequence MLPGQRVPGEAPPLAVTTSRRKDGVLVLTAVGEIDAATVGRFRTELTGACVTGRQVILDLSRVGFLSCAGLHVLEEANAVAPRFSVIVKTPLVSRILDVSGVGAGLDVRRDVEDLRL encoded by the coding sequence ATGTTGCCTGGCCAGCGCGTACCCGGCGAAGCCCCGCCCCTGGCCGTGACCACCAGCCGCCGCAAGGACGGCGTCCTCGTCCTCACCGCGGTGGGGGAGATCGACGCGGCCACGGTCGGACGGTTCCGCACCGAGCTCACCGGTGCGTGTGTCACGGGTAGGCAGGTGATCCTGGACCTCTCCAGGGTCGGTTTCCTCAGTTGCGCGGGATTGCACGTGCTCGAGGAGGCCAACGCCGTGGCGCCCCGGTTCTCGGTGATCGTGAAGACCCCTTTGGTGTCACGGATCCTGGACGTCAGCGGGGTCGGCGCCGGCCTCGACGTCCGACGTGATGTGGAGGATTTGCGGCTCTAG
- a CDS encoding DNA polymerase ligase N-terminal domain-containing protein produces MAEKLGEYRRKRRPGRTPEPLPDRDGKTGSDDLFVIQEHHASSLHWDIRLERDGVLVSWAVPKGLPMSPDLERLAVHTEDHPMEYLTFEGEIPAGEYGGGTMTIWDTGRYETLHFNDHKVEVVFHGERARGKYLFLNVKKDGRDNGWLLKRLDPADPGRAELPSFLAPMLTKPGRLPSTSEDAGWAYEFDWSGRRALIRVSGGRITAYDDSGDDVTGLYPEFRGLGEQLGATEAFLDGEIVVFDGGKPSPDGLGHRARATKNSAKRLTSRYPAFYLVNDLLHLDGRSCLGSSYVERRELLDELGLGGPHWQVPRYYLGDGGAVTRAAREHGLAGVVAKRAGSAYHPGRRTGEWLSITGTLVQQVVLGGWRPGGGSRADTFSSLLLGVPHGDGLRYIGNVGVGFAGDELAELSRRLFRLERKTSPFHSVPDKQARDARWSRPTIVGEVVFGGWTDAGCLRNPRWRGLLPDVTADEVELDGV; encoded by the coding sequence ATGGCGGAGAAACTCGGCGAATACCGCCGTAAGCGCAGACCAGGGCGGACTCCCGAGCCCCTTCCGGATCGCGACGGGAAGACCGGTTCCGACGATCTGTTCGTCATCCAGGAGCACCACGCGAGCAGCCTGCACTGGGACATCCGCCTCGAACGGGACGGAGTACTCGTCTCCTGGGCGGTGCCGAAGGGCCTGCCGATGTCGCCGGATCTCGAACGGCTCGCCGTGCACACCGAAGACCACCCGATGGAATACCTCACCTTCGAAGGCGAGATACCCGCGGGCGAATACGGCGGCGGCACCATGACGATCTGGGACACCGGCCGGTACGAAACGCTGCACTTCAACGACCACAAGGTCGAAGTCGTCTTCCACGGCGAGCGAGCACGCGGGAAATACCTGTTCCTCAACGTTAAGAAGGACGGCAGGGACAACGGCTGGCTGCTCAAGAGGCTCGATCCGGCCGATCCCGGCCGCGCGGAACTCCCCTCGTTCCTCGCCCCGATGCTGACCAAACCGGGGCGGCTTCCTTCGACGAGCGAAGACGCGGGCTGGGCCTACGAATTCGACTGGTCCGGGCGCCGCGCCCTGATCCGGGTGTCCGGGGGACGGATCACCGCCTACGACGATTCGGGCGACGACGTCACCGGGCTGTATCCCGAATTCCGCGGCCTCGGGGAGCAACTCGGCGCGACGGAGGCATTTCTGGACGGGGAGATCGTGGTCTTCGACGGCGGGAAGCCGAGTCCGGACGGGCTCGGGCATCGCGCGCGGGCGACGAAGAATTCCGCGAAACGGCTCACCTCCCGGTATCCGGCGTTCTACCTGGTGAACGACCTCCTGCATCTCGACGGCCGCTCGTGCCTCGGCTCGTCCTATGTGGAACGACGAGAACTCCTCGACGAACTCGGGCTCGGCGGACCGCATTGGCAGGTCCCGCGGTACTACCTCGGGGATGGCGGAGCGGTCACGCGGGCGGCCCGCGAACACGGGCTCGCCGGCGTCGTCGCCAAACGGGCCGGCTCCGCGTACCACCCGGGACGGCGCACCGGAGAATGGCTTTCCATCACCGGAACCCTGGTGCAGCAAGTGGTTCTGGGCGGGTGGCGGCCGGGCGGCGGCAGCCGGGCGGACACGTTCAGCTCGCTGCTGCTCGGCGTCCCGCACGGGGATGGCCTGCGGTACATCGGTAACGTCGGCGTCGGCTTCGCGGGTGACGAACTGGCGGAGCTGTCCCGGCGATTGTTCCGCTTGGAGCGCAAGACATCCCCGTTCCACTCCGTCCCGGACAAGCAGGCGCGGGACGCGCGCTGGTCACGGCCGACCATCGTCGGCGAGGTCGTCTTCGGCGGCTGGACCGACGCGGGCTGCCTGCGCAACCCACGCTGGCGCGGTCTGCTGCCGGACGTCACCGCCGACGAGGTCGAGCTCGACGGTGTCTAA
- a CDS encoding ABC transporter ATP-binding protein: protein MSAPESTSDTKNAPAEPVGERASAARGPGPGGGGFGRGPAGFMGGQSAEKALDFKGSLKRLLRLLQPQRAVLYGILLFGIASVTLSVIGPKILGMATDLIFAGVVAKDMPAGVSKEEVIAGLRAAGDNTVADLYSGIDFVPGQRIDLDAVGQVLLWVLLLYIVASFFSLLQARLTTNLVQRAVFDLRERIEEKFAKLPLSYFDRQPRGEVLSRATNDIDNLALSLQQTLAQIVSSLLMVVGVLVMMFVISPLLALVALLSVPASVLVAAKIGKKAQPQFIKQWSTTGRLNAHIEEMYTGHSLVKVFGRREEAEEVFREHNDTLYGASFKAQFISGTIQPAMMFIGNLSYVLVAVIGALRVASGTLSLGDVQAFIQYSRQFSQPVTQIASMANLLQSGIASAERVFALLDADEQEPEPAEPARVANVRGQVEFEHVSFRYTDDTPLIEDLSLTVEPGHTVAIVGPTGAGKTTLVNLLMRFYELDGGRITLDGVDIAGMDREDLRAKTGMVLQDAWLFGGTIAENIAYGSEGATHDEIVAAAEATHVDRFVRTLPDGYDTVIDDEGGTVSTGEKQLITVARAFLAKPAILILDEATSSVDTRTEVLIQRAMNSLREGRTSFVIAHRLSTIRDADVILVMENGSIVEQGDHETLLLTGGAYSRLYAAQFAEALAETD, encoded by the coding sequence ATGAGCGCGCCCGAGTCCACTTCGGACACCAAGAACGCCCCGGCCGAGCCGGTGGGCGAGCGCGCGAGCGCGGCACGGGGACCCGGCCCCGGAGGGGGCGGTTTCGGGCGCGGCCCCGCCGGCTTCATGGGCGGGCAGTCCGCCGAAAAGGCCCTGGACTTCAAGGGATCCCTGAAACGGCTGCTGCGCCTGCTGCAGCCGCAGCGCGCCGTGCTGTACGGCATCCTGCTCTTCGGCATCGCCAGTGTCACGCTGAGCGTCATCGGCCCGAAGATCCTCGGGATGGCCACGGACCTCATCTTCGCGGGCGTCGTCGCGAAGGACATGCCCGCGGGCGTGAGCAAGGAAGAGGTCATCGCCGGGCTGCGGGCCGCGGGCGACAACACCGTCGCCGACCTGTACTCGGGGATCGATTTCGTCCCCGGCCAGCGCATCGACCTCGACGCCGTCGGCCAGGTCCTGTTGTGGGTCCTGCTGCTCTACATCGTGGCGTCGTTCTTCTCGCTGCTGCAGGCAAGGCTGACCACGAACCTGGTCCAGCGGGCGGTGTTCGACCTGCGTGAGCGGATCGAGGAGAAGTTCGCCAAGCTTCCGTTGAGCTACTTCGACCGCCAGCCGCGCGGCGAGGTGCTGAGCCGGGCGACCAACGACATCGACAATCTCGCGCTGTCCCTGCAGCAGACCCTCGCGCAAATCGTGTCGTCGCTGCTGATGGTCGTCGGCGTGCTCGTGATGATGTTCGTCATCTCGCCCCTGCTGGCGCTCGTCGCGCTGCTTTCGGTTCCGGCGTCGGTGCTCGTCGCGGCCAAGATCGGCAAGAAGGCGCAGCCGCAGTTCATCAAGCAGTGGTCCACCACCGGACGGCTCAACGCGCATATCGAGGAGATGTACACCGGGCACTCGTTGGTCAAGGTGTTCGGCCGCCGCGAGGAGGCCGAAGAGGTCTTCCGTGAGCACAACGACACGCTCTACGGCGCGAGCTTCAAGGCGCAGTTCATCTCGGGCACCATCCAGCCCGCGATGATGTTCATCGGGAACCTGAGCTACGTGCTGGTCGCCGTGATCGGCGCGCTGCGGGTGGCGTCCGGGACGCTGTCGCTCGGCGACGTCCAGGCGTTCATCCAGTACTCGCGGCAGTTCAGCCAGCCGGTCACGCAGATCGCCAGCATGGCGAACCTGCTGCAGTCCGGGATCGCGTCCGCGGAGCGGGTCTTCGCACTGCTCGACGCGGACGAGCAGGAACCCGAGCCCGCCGAACCCGCGCGCGTGGCGAACGTGCGGGGCCAGGTCGAGTTCGAGCATGTGTCGTTCCGCTACACCGACGACACGCCGCTCATCGAGGACCTGTCGCTCACCGTCGAACCGGGGCACACCGTCGCCATCGTCGGCCCGACCGGCGCCGGGAAGACCACGCTGGTCAACCTGCTCATGCGGTTCTACGAACTCGACGGCGGCAGGATCACCCTCGACGGCGTCGACATCGCCGGGATGGACCGCGAGGACCTGCGGGCCAAGACCGGCATGGTGCTGCAGGACGCGTGGCTGTTCGGCGGCACCATCGCGGAGAACATCGCCTACGGTTCGGAGGGCGCCACGCACGACGAGATCGTCGCGGCCGCCGAGGCGACCCACGTCGACCGGTTCGTCCGCACCCTCCCCGACGGGTACGACACGGTGATCGACGACGAGGGCGGCACGGTCAGCACCGGCGAGAAACAGCTGATCACCGTCGCGCGGGCGTTCCTGGCGAAGCCCGCGATACTCATCCTCGACGAGGCCACCAGCTCCGTCGACACACGGACCGAGGTGCTGATCCAGCGGGCGATGAATTCGCTGCGCGAAGGACGGACGAGTTTCGTCATCGCGCACCGGCTCTCCACCATCCGCGACGCGGACGTCATCCTGGTGATGGAGAACGGATCGATCGTCGAACAGGGCGACCACGAAACGCTGCTGCTCACCGGTGGTGCGTACTCCCGGCTCTATGCCGCCCAGTTCGCGGAGGCGCTGGCCGAAACCGACTGA
- a CDS encoding ABC transporter ATP-binding protein, with protein sequence MLTKLLRVHLRPYRRDLWLIVLLQFVQTLAGLYLPTLNADIIDGGVVKGDIDYILGVGGVMLLVSLVQIACSIGAVYYGARTAMAVGRDVRGAIFHRVQDFSAREVGQFGTPSLITRTTNDVQQVQMLTLMAFTLMVSAPIMCFGGIIMALNQDVTLSWLLVLAVPILGVSVGVIIAKMRPAFRLMQERIDKINQILREQIMGIRVIRAFVKDTHERRRFTKADTELLDVSLVVGRLMALMFPIVMLVMNASSVAVLWFGGLRIDDGSMQIGALTAFLSYLMQILMAVMMATFMFMMVPRAEVSAERISEVLDTHTSVVLPANPVSPGEVHGRLELSDVEFRYPGAEKPVLQEISLLALPGETTAIIGSTGSGKTTLLNLIPRLMDATEGSVRVDGVDVRELHQTVLSDAVGLVPQKPYLFAGTVASNLRYGKADATDEELWHALEVAQGKDFVERMPEGLNSPIAQGGTNVSGGQRQRLAIARMLVRRPEIYLFDDSFSALDYATDAALRRALAAETAEATVVIVAQRVSTIRNADRIVVLDEGRVVGSGTHTELMDTNETYREIVLSQLTEQEAA encoded by the coding sequence GTGCTGACCAAGCTGTTGCGCGTTCACCTGCGCCCGTACCGGCGAGACCTGTGGCTGATCGTGCTGCTGCAGTTCGTCCAGACCCTCGCCGGGCTCTACCTCCCCACGCTGAACGCCGACATCATCGACGGCGGCGTGGTCAAGGGCGACATCGACTACATCCTCGGTGTCGGCGGCGTCATGCTGCTGGTGTCGCTGGTGCAGATCGCCTGCTCGATCGGTGCCGTCTACTACGGCGCCCGGACCGCGATGGCGGTCGGCCGGGACGTCCGCGGCGCGATCTTCCACCGGGTCCAGGACTTCTCCGCCCGCGAAGTCGGCCAATTCGGGACGCCGTCGCTGATCACCCGCACCACCAACGACGTCCAGCAGGTGCAGATGCTGACGTTGATGGCCTTCACCCTGATGGTGTCCGCGCCGATCATGTGCTTCGGCGGCATCATCATGGCGCTGAACCAGGACGTCACCCTCTCGTGGCTGCTCGTGCTCGCGGTGCCGATCCTGGGCGTCTCGGTCGGGGTCATCATCGCGAAGATGCGTCCGGCGTTCCGGCTGATGCAGGAGCGCATCGACAAGATCAACCAGATCCTGCGCGAGCAGATCATGGGCATCCGCGTGATCCGGGCGTTCGTCAAGGACACGCACGAACGGCGGCGGTTCACCAAGGCCGACACCGAACTGCTGGACGTCTCGCTCGTCGTCGGCAGGCTGATGGCCCTGATGTTCCCCATCGTCATGCTCGTGATGAACGCCTCCAGCGTCGCCGTGCTGTGGTTCGGCGGGCTGCGCATCGACGACGGCAGCATGCAGATCGGCGCGCTCACCGCGTTCCTGTCCTACCTGATGCAGATCCTGATGGCGGTCATGATGGCCACCTTCATGTTCATGATGGTGCCGCGCGCCGAGGTCAGCGCCGAGCGCATCTCCGAGGTGCTCGACACGCACACCAGCGTCGTCCTCCCCGCGAACCCGGTCAGCCCCGGCGAGGTGCACGGACGGCTCGAACTGTCCGATGTGGAATTCCGTTACCCGGGGGCGGAGAAGCCGGTGCTGCAGGAGATCTCGCTGCTGGCACTGCCCGGCGAGACCACCGCGATCATCGGCAGCACGGGCAGCGGCAAGACCACGCTGCTCAACCTGATCCCCCGGCTGATGGACGCCACCGAGGGCTCGGTGCGGGTCGACGGCGTCGACGTCCGCGAACTGCATCAGACCGTGCTGTCCGACGCCGTCGGGCTGGTGCCGCAGAAGCCGTACCTGTTCGCCGGGACGGTCGCGAGCAATCTTCGCTACGGCAAGGCCGACGCCACCGACGAAGAGCTCTGGCACGCGCTGGAAGTGGCTCAGGGCAAGGACTTCGTCGAGCGGATGCCGGAGGGGCTGAACTCCCCCATCGCCCAGGGCGGGACCAACGTCTCGGGCGGGCAACGCCAGCGGCTCGCGATCGCGCGGATGCTGGTGCGGCGTCCCGAGATCTACCTCTTCGACGACTCCTTCTCCGCGCTCGACTACGCGACCGACGCCGCGCTGCGGCGGGCGCTCGCGGCGGAGACCGCCGAGGCGACCGTGGTCATCGTCGCGCAGCGGGTCAGCACGATCCGCAACGCCGACCGCATTGTCGTGCTCGATGAAGGCCGCGTCGTCGGCAGCGGAACCCATACCGAACTCATGGACACGAACGAGACCTATCGGGAGATCGTGCTGTCCCAGCTGACCGAGCAGGAGGCCGCCTGA
- a CDS encoding TetR/AcrR family transcriptional regulator — MTLDPAAPLGLRERKKRAARRAMSEAALKLAMERGVEQVRVEDIATAVGVSPRTFNNYFSSKEEAICSFIVERQELLREALRERPSGEALWEAVGTATLEAYGSLGEPNRGSVELARSLLLHPSVQGEFLKAHAKVEQVLADAILERAGAGPENALNARLMAAIVESAVKTAFFSWLIDEGSRPFLETLDVLLHEAAAGIPSLTGANPKKQ; from the coding sequence ATGACCCTGGACCCGGCCGCGCCCTTGGGGCTGCGCGAACGCAAGAAGCGAGCGGCCCGTCGCGCGATGAGCGAGGCGGCGCTCAAGCTCGCCATGGAGAGAGGCGTCGAGCAGGTCCGCGTCGAGGACATCGCCACCGCTGTCGGGGTCTCGCCACGCACGTTCAACAACTACTTCTCCAGCAAGGAGGAGGCGATCTGCTCGTTCATCGTCGAACGACAGGAACTCCTGCGGGAGGCGCTGCGCGAGCGGCCTTCGGGAGAGGCGCTGTGGGAGGCTGTCGGTACCGCGACACTGGAAGCCTACGGCAGCCTGGGAGAACCGAATCGCGGCTCGGTCGAGCTGGCGCGGTCACTGCTCTTGCACCCGTCCGTGCAGGGCGAGTTCCTCAAGGCACACGCCAAGGTCGAACAGGTACTGGCGGACGCCATCCTGGAGCGTGCGGGCGCGGGCCCGGAAAACGCGTTGAACGCGCGGCTCATGGCGGCGATCGTGGAGTCCGCGGTGAAGACCGCGTTCTTCAGCTGGCTGATCGACGAGGGCTCCAGGCCGTTCCTGGAGACGCTCGACGTCCTCCTGCACGAGGCCGCGGCGGGCATCCCCTCGCTCACCGGCGCGAACCCGAAGAAGCAGTAA
- a CDS encoding ATP-binding protein, with translation MVTRARGLLDRSRVLLDRSRVAAAQFLAAPPRHAPSVPPVEQPVEQRPAVEAPDAGALAGVCSNVALRDLNLLDQLLAQLETMEAGEENSDRLAELYRLDHLATRLRRNAENLRVLAGRDADDTTAGISSVLDVMRAAMSSIDHYSRITIGRVVSLGVVGFAAEDVSRILAELFDNAANQSSPSSPVSVSAHLTEQGSVLIRIEDEGIGVPPERLAALNERLAAGPVLDDDSVRHMGLAVVGRLADRHEITVKLDRRTPHGTVATVLLPVPVVSELAEKQWSGSQTVVLPQARITNGAPVGNPVATPSGLPRRRPAPSAAPEPERKPSPRPRTAFQPPADGGTTASGLPRRVSRSIRTLPDEPAPPTTPPADAADGHEALLADLDAFTDGERAALDDRHERETGGNTQ, from the coding sequence ATGGTGACGCGGGCTCGAGGCTTGCTTGACCGCTCACGGGTTCTTCTGGACCGTTCCAGGGTCGCCGCGGCGCAGTTCCTCGCCGCACCGCCCCGGCACGCTCCATCGGTTCCGCCGGTCGAACAACCGGTGGAACAGCGCCCGGCGGTGGAGGCGCCGGACGCCGGCGCGCTCGCCGGGGTCTGCTCCAATGTCGCGCTGCGCGACCTCAACCTGCTCGACCAGTTGCTCGCGCAGCTGGAGACGATGGAGGCGGGGGAGGAGAACTCCGACCGCCTCGCCGAGCTCTACCGCCTCGACCACCTGGCGACCCGGTTGCGGCGCAACGCCGAGAACCTGCGCGTCCTCGCCGGCCGCGACGCCGACGACACGACCGCCGGGATCTCGTCCGTGCTCGACGTGATGCGGGCCGCGATGTCGTCGATCGACCACTACTCGCGGATCACGATCGGCCGCGTCGTTTCGCTCGGTGTCGTCGGTTTCGCCGCCGAAGACGTCAGCCGGATCCTCGCGGAGCTGTTCGACAACGCGGCGAACCAGTCTTCGCCGAGTTCGCCGGTCAGCGTCAGCGCGCATCTGACCGAACAGGGAAGCGTGCTGATCCGCATCGAGGACGAGGGCATCGGCGTGCCGCCCGAACGCCTCGCGGCGTTGAACGAGCGGCTGGCGGCGGGTCCGGTGCTCGACGACGATTCCGTGCGGCATATGGGTCTCGCGGTCGTCGGCAGGCTCGCCGACCGGCACGAGATCACCGTCAAGCTCGACCGCCGCACCCCGCACGGCACGGTCGCGACCGTGCTGCTGCCGGTCCCGGTGGTGTCGGAATTGGCCGAGAAGCAGTGGTCCGGTTCGCAGACGGTCGTGCTGCCGCAGGCCAGGATCACCAACGGCGCGCCCGTGGGGAACCCGGTCGCGACACCGTCCGGGCTGCCGCGGCGCCGCCCGGCCCCCTCGGCGGCACCGGAACCGGAACGGAAGCCCAGCCCGCGTCCGCGCACGGCCTTCCAGCCGCCCGCCGACGGCGGCACCACGGCCAGCGGTCTGCCGCGCCGGGTTTCCCGCAGTATCAGAACTTTGCCCGACGAACCGGCCCCGCCGACCACCCCGCCCGCCGACGCGGCGGACGGGCACGAGGCGCTGCTGGCCGACCTCGATGCCTTCACCGACGGCGAACGTGCCGCCCTCGACGACCGGCACGAGCGTGAGACCGGAGGAAACACCCAGTGA
- a CDS encoding roadblock/LC7 domain-containing protein yields MTAQDATTDFTWLLDDFVRKVHGASHALIMSVDGFPLTASESVSSDDAEQLAAIASGLLSLAGNSAALFGKGSCEQIIIRLTRGYFLFMGIGAEAGLAVLTEPDCDMKVVAYEMTQFITNAGHALTPEVRAGLRQVLTARRPQA; encoded by the coding sequence GTGACCGCCCAGGACGCGACCACGGATTTCACGTGGTTGCTCGACGACTTCGTGCGTAAGGTGCACGGTGCCAGCCACGCGCTGATCATGTCCGTCGACGGCTTCCCTTTGACCGCGTCGGAATCGGTGTCCAGCGACGACGCCGAGCAGCTCGCGGCCATCGCGAGCGGTCTGCTCAGCCTCGCGGGCAACAGTGCCGCGCTGTTCGGCAAGGGCAGCTGCGAGCAGATCATCATCCGGCTCACCCGCGGATACTTCCTGTTCATGGGGATCGGTGCCGAGGCGGGTCTCGCGGTGCTCACCGAACCGGACTGCGACATGAAGGTCGTCGCCTACGAGATGACCCAGTTCATCACCAACGCCGGTCACGCGCTCACGCCCGAGGTGCGAGCGGGACTCCGGCAGGTCCTGACCGCCCGACGGCCGCAGGCCTGA
- a CDS encoding DUF742 domain-containing protein: MTVSSDQSPDRPVKMRSRRIRPYALTGGRTKSSQLLLVETLISVPRYDPSLAEALMPESRSLYERARERSSIAELSVGLDLPLGVVRVLIGDLATQGAVFVHPTAHAYNHDTNVLERILDGLKRLPV; the protein is encoded by the coding sequence ATGACCGTGTCCAGCGACCAATCTCCGGACCGGCCCGTCAAGATGCGCAGCCGCAGAATCCGGCCGTACGCGCTGACCGGCGGCCGGACGAAGAGCAGCCAGCTGCTGCTGGTGGAGACCTTGATCTCGGTCCCGCGTTACGACCCGTCACTGGCCGAGGCGCTGATGCCCGAATCGCGCTCGCTGTACGAGCGCGCCCGGGAGCGTTCGTCGATCGCCGAGCTTTCGGTGGGACTGGATCTGCCACTGGGCGTGGTCCGGGTGCTCATCGGCGACCTCGCCACCCAGGGCGCCGTTTTCGTGCACCCGACGGCCCACGCCTACAACCACGATACGAACGTGCTCGAGAGGATCCTCGATGGACTCAAGCGCCTCCCGGTCTGA
- a CDS encoding GTP-binding protein: MDSSASRSDPSLLAISAKIVVAGGFGVGKTTFVGSVSEVPPLSNEAWMTEAGAGVDELVPPGTKSTTTVAMDFGRITLREDLLLYLFGTPGQARFWFLWDDLSRGALGAVVLVDTSRIDQSFAAINYFENDSELPFIVAVNQFEGMPVHDLEEVRDALALSPDIPLVTCDARDPKSAVATLQELVSHTLSLAVVSGPGREFAVLS, from the coding sequence ATGGACTCAAGCGCCTCCCGGTCTGACCCCAGTCTGCTGGCGATTTCCGCCAAGATCGTGGTCGCCGGTGGATTCGGCGTGGGCAAGACGACCTTCGTCGGCTCCGTCTCCGAGGTCCCGCCACTGAGCAACGAGGCCTGGATGACCGAGGCGGGGGCCGGCGTCGACGAGCTGGTGCCGCCCGGAACCAAATCCACCACCACGGTCGCGATGGACTTCGGCCGAATCACCCTGCGTGAGGACCTGCTCCTGTACCTGTTCGGCACCCCCGGACAGGCCCGGTTCTGGTTCCTCTGGGACGACCTCTCGCGCGGCGCGCTCGGCGCCGTCGTGCTGGTCGACACCAGCCGGATCGACCAGTCGTTCGCCGCGATCAACTACTTCGAGAACGACTCCGAGCTGCCGTTCATCGTCGCGGTCAACCAGTTCGAGGGAATGCCGGTGCACGACCTCGAAGAGGTGCGCGACGCGCTGGCGCTGTCCCCGGACATCCCGCTGGTCACCTGCGACGCCCGCGACCCGAAGTCGGCGGTCGCGACGCTGCAGGAACTGGTGTCGCACACGCTGTCCCTCGCGGTGGTCTCCGGGCCTGGTCGCGAGTTCGCCGTACTCAGCTGA